Genomic DNA from Desulfonema ishimotonii:
AAGAGCCATTATCAGAATTGACCGAGTGGATAATGGGGGGGAATAAAATGAACAGATTTCAGATAAAAGCGCATAACCGTTTCAGGTGGGGCACCGTGCTGATGATTTTAGGCCTGCTGGCCTTTTCCCTGCCTTCCATCTCATGGGGAGCTGATGATGAAATTGTCGGGTGCGCCCAAAGCACATCGGCAGATTATGACGGCACCTTTTCAACAGATGATTTTGATTTTACCAATGTGGATGTTGCAGATAACGGGAATCTGATCCTGAACACCGGGCAGCAGGCCATTGACCCGAGTGAAATCAAAGTCCCCTTTGAACAGGAAATCAAGGCGACCTTCCTGTATGAAGGCGCAGGGAATGTGTCGGATTTCGGGTGGATGCTCTACGATGAAATCGTTGACTCCAATGGAAATTTCAAGGGATGGACCTACGTCCGCACAAACAAACTCCAGCATCCGCTGTTCATTAAAATTTACGATGACAACGAGACCGGCGGATGTTGCGGTGGCGGTAACGGTGTGCTGGACAGTGATTATGGCAAGGGCGGATTTCCCACAACCAATGAAACCTCACTGGCGAGTTACGACGACGGCAGCGGTGTGCTTTTTGAAGTCGATGGAAAGAACGGCGTAACGCCGTTGGATATGACCAAGTCCCTGGGAACCTTTGCCGGTGGAACTGAGCTGGTTTTTTTTCTGACCTCGAATAAGCGTTATGACACATCTACAACCAGTGCGGTCTTTTTTACAAAGCAGGAGTGGAACCCTGATTACTATAACAAAAGCTGTACCCCGGACGATGTGGACGGGGCTGATGATCATTGGATTGATGAATCCGCTAAAAAATTTTATAAGACTTACCTGCTGGGGGAAATTCTGAGCGGAGAAAGTTCGTCCTGCACTATGGAACAGGCGTGGCTGGCCGAACCGGCCTTTACCCGGATGAACGGCTATTTCAGTATTCAGCTGAGCGGTAAAGAGGATCTGATACTTCAGAAAAAAAATACAGTGAAAATGCCCCACGTTATTGTTGGCGCACCGGATAATGATCCGAACCAGTGGATACTGGGCTGGGAGGATTTAAGCGGTGGCGGCGATATGGACTACAATGACATGGTCTTCCGTATCGAACGTAAAACCGGTGGTACGGCGGCGCTCCAGTCGGATGAGGCCATATCGCCGACTGATTCTGATTCCTACTATACCGCAGTGCAGATCGAAGTCTGGGATTATATCCCCAACAGCGGGGCGTGTGCCGGCAAAACAGATATCAACTACTACATCTCTGTTGATGGCGGGGATAGCTGGGAAGAGGTGCGGACCTGGGACAGTGTCTATGAATCCAACAGCTCAAAAAACAAAACAGGAGATGACATCGCGGCCTCGTGGACACCCGGAACGCCCGAATATACCTACCGGGCGGGGCGTATCGACTTTATAGAAATCGGGAAAACCGGCAACGCGCTCCTCTGGAAAGCGGAGATGATCAGTGAGAATGAGGCCTGTGTGCCCCGGATCATTGATGTCTCTATTCAGGGCAGCGTGGCCAACAACGCCATTTTCTCGCGGTCATCGCCCATCGTTCAGGCCAATGTGGTCTATTCGGGAAGCTATGAAACACCTGGCCCGAACTGGCCGTCGGATGAGCGTGTGCTGCGGGGCCACCTGACCGCAACCCGCGTATATGACCCTGCTGTTCCCTCAACAGAGGACGGCTCTTCGGCAACCAATTCCGTTGTATTGTGGGATGCGGGGCAGCAACTGGCCGACATGCGAATTTCCAGCCGCAAGATCTATTTTCCGAAGATCAGCTACACCGAAGTCACCGAAGATGACCCGGATGTTATTTCCGGTCTCGCCGGTGACGGTGTGACAAACGTTTTTACCGGCACCCTTGGCAAACCGGATGGGGCGATTATCAAAGCGGGCTCCTTATATATCACGGATGAGGAAGGCCGGGAGGTGTTTAACGATATTCATACCGATGAGCTGGTGGCCGAGTCGGACAGGGTGGGAACCGGCGGCTGGGCAAACCGGTTTACCGGTGAATTCAGCATCACCTATTCAACGGAGCGGGTGCCCCGTCCCGGGAAAAAAATTATCGCCTGGTACACCTACTACACCTCTGACGGCATTCAGGAGTTCACCCCGGCCAACGTCGATTACGATGAACTGGAATTAAACGAAGAGTTTGTGTACGGCGTCGGGTATCGCCATGACTTCAATGAGGATGATGCGGTTGATGCCGATGACGGAAACTGGCTGGTCAACTGGATACGGGGATATAAAAACGGTAGAAACACGGCCAAAGCGTGGCCATTGGGACCCGTTGACCACTCGGCACCGGCCATCGGTGTTCCCCCGGGCCGGCCGGACTGGTATCTGACATTGGATGAAAACAATGCACTGAGAAAGAGCTTTGACGCCTTCAGAAAGAAGTATGAGGACCGGAAGACCCTGATTTTCATCGGTGCCAGAGACGGCATGTTACATGCCTTTGACGGCGGAAATTTCCGGTGGGGACACTACTCGGCGAATGAATTTGTCTGGGGCGACAATCCCGATACGGATTTTAAGGACTACCGGGGCTATTTTGAGTGGAATACAAAAAGTGATCTGGATAATCAGACGTACACCTACGGAACCGGGGATGAAGTGTGGGCGTTTATCCCTTCCAACCTGCTGTCCCGCTTAAAGCACAACTATGCAGGCGGCGGTGATCTTGCATATGTGGACGCCTCGCCGGCCTTTGCAGATGTGTATACGGACGGCAGTTGGAGGACCGTCGTTATCTCGGCCCAGGGAAACGGCGGGGATTCGGTCTTCTGCCTGGATGTTACCGACACCTCTGACGCTCCCAAATTCATGTGGGAATTCGTTGACCCGGATCTTTACCGGAGCAACTCTTCTCCGGCCATTGCCCAGGTCGCCAGGGTGAGGACCGGCGGAGAAACGACGTGGGTCGCGTTTTTTGTATCCGGTGACACGACCATGTGCAGTTCGGGCGAAGAGAGTGGATACTGCTATCCATCTGTATTTATGATTGATATTGCGGACGGTTCTGTGGTTAAGCGGTTGTTCCTTGATTCGGAACCGGCTGGGATAAACGGCGTGCCCAGCGGGCAGCCGGCAGTGGTGGATTATGACAAAAACGGATTTGCCGACCGGCTCTATGTGGGCACGGACAAGGGGTTTTTGTATAAGGTGAATATCCCGGATGACGGCTCCTCCCTGGATGGTGCTGATGACTGCGTGATCAATAAATCGTTCACGACGGATGACGGGGATTCGATTCCCGATGGCAGCCGGAACCTTTCCATATATTCCTCGCCGACCGTGGTGCTGGAAGACGGTGTGGTGACCATCATGTACGGCACCGGCGACAGCCCGGTTAAAGACGACTATAATTCATCAACCCAGTACAATTTTCTGGCATATGTGGATGACAGCGGCAAGGGCGAGTGCGGCAGTGCTGTACTGGACTGGTTCATGCAGCTTCCGGCCGGCCAGAAAGTGTTTGCGTCCGCCTTTGCATCGGCAGGAAAGGTCTACTTCGGCACAACCACGTCGGATACGGAAGACCCATGTGATGGCTACAACACCACCGGAACAGAGGATATAAACGGCGGACAGCTTTATGTGCTGGATATTGATCAGGGCGATACCGGAGAACTTGACGCTGACAGTGAAACCGCTATTGATACGGGGAATATGATTGTGACCCCCGTGGTTTATGACGAACATGTCTATTACAAGAAGGTCAGCAGCTCAGGAGAGAGCGGGGCAGGCGGCGAGATAAATTCTATCGGAGGCGGGATATATAACAATGCGCCGGAAATGACGGGAACACCCCAGACGGTGGAAAGCTGGTGGCGGGAGGTCATTCCCGAATAGTTGAATACCGTCAGACGGTCTGACGAACAAAAGCCCTCCCTGCCTGAAAAGGCCGGGAGGGCTTTTTGCATTGAGTGCATGGGCGACACGTTCATGCACGGATTTTCTTCGGAAGAAATTACACCGCCGTCAAATGTGTGTGTCTATTGATTTTGTCAGATGCGGATTTAAAAAGTGAATTCAGGCAGTAGGGTGGGCACATCTTTCTGTGCCCACCGGTTTTCTGAATTCCGATGGGCACGGTAAAAAGCTGTTTTAAAAATACCGGCGACTCAGAAACGGAGTGCGAAAATTAAGGCCGGAGGCCGGTTTTTCGCAAATATTGCAAAAGATCGCCCCTTTCGGGGCTCAACTTTTGCACTCCGAAGGGATTTTTAAAACAGCTTCTAAGGTGTTCAGACTTATTTTTTATACAAAAATTATCAGGAATTCCGATTCCGGCTTTTGTGTAAAAAATGGGCCACACCCCATTTTTTGCAACATCGGCTACCATTCCCACGCTTGTATGTTGAAAACCATGAATTCCTCGGCTAAATTTTTTAACGAGACAGACCGTTCTGCGCCCCGACTACCGTTTCAGGGTTCGGATAGCCTTGATATTTTTTGAAAAATCAGATTCAGCGTATGTCACAGGATGTTCAGCCTATCGGACTATGCTGCGAATCCCGATTCCCGCATGGAGGCTCCTCTGGGATCTCGTAATCAGAACGGTTGCGGTTTCCGGCTCGGCTGACAGGATAATCGCACTTCCGACAGAGAGGTCAACTGCCGTTCGCTGACGGGTGTACCCCTCCTGCAACTTATGGTCTGACCGGTCTATGGTGAAGATGTCATATCTCTGGCCGGGCTGAACGCCGTCCGCACGTCCCTTGTCAACAAAGACCACATCATGCTCTCCGAACATATAGGTGCCCTCTTCGGATGTGATAATCGTGCCGCGCAGCTCTTTTTCCGGCGTTGTAATTCTGATTTTCGGGGATCGCTTTTCATAAGGCATCAGGGTGTCGTCCACCGAAATGGTGCGATATGACCGCCGGATACTGCCGATGACATAATCGGGTGTTCTGCGGGTAATCTCCACGACGCCAAGAATGAGATGCTGGGTTCCGATCAGCCTGTCTGCCTTTTTATCCACAAGCGGTTTCAGGGTTTTGTACACCGTATAATACTGTCCGATGGTGAGCGGCGTCTCTGCGGACTCCTTTATGAATACGGTGTCCCCCGTGCTGATCATCTCCTTATTGCCTCTGACCCTGAATATGGACCCCACCGGCGAAACCGCCTCTTTTCTGATAAAGCCGACCCGCTCAATGGAAGAATATTCATAATAATCGCCTGTGACTTTTTCCTGAAGAACCGGCGGTGCGGACGGGTCGGTCTCAGCCAGAGACGGCAGGGGGGGCGGCGGCAGAAGGGGGGCTGTTTCGGTCGGCTGTGCAATGGGCTCAGCCGGTTGAATTTCCCCCTTGCGGAAGACCCGTATGCGCTGGCCCGGATAGATGAGATGGGGGTTGGGGATGGGGACATCGCTGTTCTCTTTCCACAGTTCCGGCCAGTGCCAGGGGGAGTTCAGGAATTTCTGGGAAAGCCCCCAGAGGGTATCCCCTTTCTGAATAATATAATAGGTTCCGGTTTCATCTTCCACAATGGCGTTATCCGTCTGGGCAAAAAGAGGCAGGGAAGAAAGAAATAAAAAAGAGATTGTCAGCAGCCCGCTCCGTCCCGCGCGGTAAAAAAGAGTTATGAAAGACATTTGGCCCTCCTGAGGTTGACGTTATGGTAAAATTTGTTTTGAAAACCGGCGGTTTCGCGCTGATCGCCATTTCTGCGAAAAATGTGAATTTGCAGATGCATGGCCCGGAATGTTTCCAGAATGACGACGTTTGAAAAACCGGGCATTTCCTGGCGAATAAATTTTACGGATATCCCGAACCTGTTTTTTAAACCGATCATAAGGGGTTCAGGTTGAACGCAGTATGAATAAATTCACAATATCTTTTGCTTATATGGCTTTTATGATTTTTGTCAAGTTATTCAGCAGGGGAGATCTGGCGGGAAAACAAAAAAAGCCTTTGTGCGGTGAACCGCACAAAGGCTTTTTGAATTCATTCTTCAGGCAGGCTGAAGGGCATCTGAATTACATCATGCCGCCCATGCCGCCCATGCCGCCCATGCCGCCCATGCCGCCGCCTGCGGGCATTCCGGCATCGGCGCCCTTTTCGTCCGGCTTATCGGCGATCATGGCCTCGGTCGTCAGCATCAGCGAGGCAACGCTGGCTGCATTCTGAAGCGCAAAACGGGTGACTTTGGTCGGGTCGATAACGCCGGCCTCGATCAGATCCTCATAGGTGTCCGTGGCTGCGTTAAAACCGAATGCACCGTCGCTGTTTTTGATTTTCTCGATCACAACAGAGCCTTCAAGGCCTGCGTTGTTGGCGATCTGACGCAGCGGCTCTTCCAGGGCGCGCATAATGACCTTGATCCCCATCTTTTCGTCCGCCTTGATGTCTTCAACATCATTCAGGGCACCCAGGCAACGGGCCAGGGCCACGCCGCCGCCGGGAACAATACCTTCCTCAACTGCTGCACGGGTAGCGTTAAGGGCATCTTCCACGCGGGCCTTCTTTTCCTTCATCTCGGTCTCGGTTGCCGCGCCGACGTTAATGACAGCCACGCCACCGATCAGCTTGGCCAGACGCTCCTGAAGCTTTTCGCGGTCGTAATCGGAAGAGGTTTCTTCGATCTGGGCGCGGATCTGTTTGACGCGGCCCTCCAGTGCCTCACGGGCACCGGCACCGTCCACGACGGTCGTATTGTCTTTGTCAATGGTGATCCGCTTGGCTCTGCCCAGGTCGGTCAGGGCCATGTTTTCCAGTTTGAGACCCATATCTTCGGAGATGACCTGGCCGCCGGTCAGGATGGCGATATCTTCGAGCATGGCCTTTCTTCTGTCGCCGAAGCCGGGGGCCTTGACTGCGGCAACCTGCAGGGTGCCTCTCAGTTTATTGACAACCAGTGTGGCCAGGGCTTCGCCTTCAACGTCCTCTGCGATGATCATAAGCGGTTTGCCCATTTTGGCAACCTGCTCCAGGATCGGCAAAAGGTCTTTCATGTTGCTGATTTTTTTCTCGTTGATGAGGATGAAGGGATCTTCCAGAGAGGCCACCATTTTTTCGGAATCGGTGACGAAATAGGGGGAGAGGTAGCCACGGTCGAACTGCATACCTTCGACCACATCGAGGGTGGTCTCCATGCTCTTGGCCTCTTCAACCGTGATGACACCTTCTTTGCCGACTTTGTTCATGGCCTCTGCAATGATATTGCCGATGGTCGCGTCGTTGTTTGCGGAGATGGTGCCGACCTGTGCGATTTCACGCTGATCCTTGGTCGGTTTGCTCATTTCGTGGAGCGTTTTGACAGCAACTTCAACTGCTTTGTCAATACCGCGTTTGATGGACATGGGGTTGTTGCCTGCTGCAACGAGCTTCTGGCCTTCTTCATAGATGGAGCGGGCCAGCACTGTGGCGGTGGTTGTACCGTCACCGGCCATATCACTGGTTTTGCTGGCAACTTCTTTGACCATCTGAGCGCCCATGTTCTCGAACTTGTCTTCCAGTTCGATCTCCTTGGCAACGGTCACACCGTCTTTGGTAACGGTCGGCGCGCCCCAGGATTTGTCAATCACAACGTTTCTGCCCTTGGGACCGAGGGTTACAACTACCGCATCAGCAAGTGTACGAACGCCCTTCAGCATTGCCTCACGGGCTTTCATATCATATTTAATCTGTTTGGCCATCGTTCATTATCCTCCAAATATTCAAATATCAGTCTGTAGTGGTTAGCGTTTGCTTATTCGATAATTCCCAGAATATCATCTTCGCGCATAATCAGGTATTCCTCACCGTCAACTTTGACTTCGGTGCCTGAGTATTTTCCGAAAAGGACCAGGTCTCCCTCTTTGACTTCCAGGGCAATTCTCTCGCCGCTTTCGGCAACTTTGCCGTTGCCAACCGCAACGATTTTTCCCTCTGCGGGTTTTTCCTTTGCGGTATCCGGGATGATAATGCCGCCCTTGGTTTTGGTTTCTTCTTCAACACGCTGTACCAGAATTCGATCCTGAAGAGGTCTCAGTTTCATTATTCACTGTCTCCTTTTTTTGTAATTTTATAATAAAAATAAAAAGTTATGATATATCGGAACTCGGCTCGCACGAAACCGAATCTTATTTTTCAACAACAATAATCATACATTCAACCTTGTAAAGACGGAGGCGGTCATTTTTTATTCTGACCATTCTGACCAGACGATCCGGTCGGGAAGTACCGCGCCAAAACGCGTTTATCTGACCGTTTAAGGAATCGGGGCAGCGGATTTTTCGGATGTATCCGGCGATGGTGACATCTTGCCCTCAGATTTTTCATCTGAAGCCCCGCTGGGTGCTGAGGCACTGCCTGCATAGTCCGTCACGTACCAGCCAGTCCCTTTCAGGTAGGTTGATGAAGTTTACCGGAACAGTTTTGTCAGCGGGTCGTCGGAAAATTTTTGCAGCACGTCTTCTGTTTTGCCGCACTGCGAACACTCATACATCGGCATTCTCAGGAACCTCCCATTTCAAGCGTTTCTGAATTTTGGAAGTAATATAGCGCCTGTTTCGGGGTTGTCAAGAATCGGCGATCAGTTTTTTATTTCAGATGAAACGCCTTTGGCCTGAAGGGGTTACAAAGATAATTCGGCAGAAAAAATCGGACGGTACAGAATCGGCACGGTCCTGATGACCGGGGCTGCGGGCGGCGCTTTCGGGGGCGGTCAGTATTCGCGTAATGCGTCAACCGGCTCACATTTTTTGCACCACTGCCGGTAAAATCCGAGGACTTCCTTAATGCCGGGAACCTGCACGGAACCGAGTATTTCATGGGTGCGCTCGTGGACCCGGACCTCTTCCGCCAGTCTTTCATCCGGCGATGCGTCGAAGTGTTGAAGAAATTTGAAAAACCTGACAATATGAATCAGCTCGTGGGTGACCACATAGAGGACAAAGGGGAAGGTCGCCAGTCCCGGGAAGCGGTTCAGTGCCGGGAGGATCGCGTGGTCCTGAAGGCATATCTGGTAGAAATCATAGGCGGAAGATCCCAGAGATGCGTCTTTTCGCCGGGCTTCATACCGGATGACCTGGGCAAACGGCCCGTACACAATTTCGTCCGGCCGGAGGTCTGCCAGGGTTTTGACGTCATACCGGAGTCGGAGCCACTGGCTGGCTGACATTTTGTAAAAATTACAGACGAGTTCTTCTGCGGTGGATACGGCGTCGTTGACCATTTGCAGCTGCCGGGCGGAAAACCGCTCTAAACTCTTGTGACCGTTTGCCTGTCGTGTCTTTCCCATCAGTCTGTTTCCGGGAGCTTTGGGCTGCTAAGAAAAATGTGGACAAAATAAATTACGGATGATAACATAAATTGTTTATGAAGATAATACTATGAAACGGAGGTGATCTGTTGGGCAGCGTTATTAAAAAACGAAGAAAAAAAATGAGAAAACACAAGCACAGAAAGCTGTTGGCCCGTACCCGGCATCAGCGCAGAAAAGGGAAATAATGATACCTTTGTTTTTCTCTTAAGACAGAAAAAGCACCCCCCTTTTAATTTAAAATGTCGGTGCTTTTTCTGTTTTTTTTATCTCAGGGGGTCTGGGCGGTGCCATAACCCTTGAAATATTTCAGAAACTCCGAGTCCGTGGACAGCACAAGCACGGTATTCCGTTCCAGGGCGGTGCTGTACATTTCCAGCGTTTTGGTGAAGGAATAGAAATCCGGGTCACGGCCAAAGGCTCTGGCAAAAATTTCCGTTGCCGTGGCATCCGCCTGCCCCTTCAGCTCCTGAGC
This window encodes:
- a CDS encoding PilC/PilY family type IV pilus protein, with the translated sequence MNRFQIKAHNRFRWGTVLMILGLLAFSLPSISWGADDEIVGCAQSTSADYDGTFSTDDFDFTNVDVADNGNLILNTGQQAIDPSEIKVPFEQEIKATFLYEGAGNVSDFGWMLYDEIVDSNGNFKGWTYVRTNKLQHPLFIKIYDDNETGGCCGGGNGVLDSDYGKGGFPTTNETSLASYDDGSGVLFEVDGKNGVTPLDMTKSLGTFAGGTELVFFLTSNKRYDTSTTSAVFFTKQEWNPDYYNKSCTPDDVDGADDHWIDESAKKFYKTYLLGEILSGESSSCTMEQAWLAEPAFTRMNGYFSIQLSGKEDLILQKKNTVKMPHVIVGAPDNDPNQWILGWEDLSGGGDMDYNDMVFRIERKTGGTAALQSDEAISPTDSDSYYTAVQIEVWDYIPNSGACAGKTDINYYISVDGGDSWEEVRTWDSVYESNSSKNKTGDDIAASWTPGTPEYTYRAGRIDFIEIGKTGNALLWKAEMISENEACVPRIIDVSIQGSVANNAIFSRSSPIVQANVVYSGSYETPGPNWPSDERVLRGHLTATRVYDPAVPSTEDGSSATNSVVLWDAGQQLADMRISSRKIYFPKISYTEVTEDDPDVISGLAGDGVTNVFTGTLGKPDGAIIKAGSLYITDEEGREVFNDIHTDELVAESDRVGTGGWANRFTGEFSITYSTERVPRPGKKIIAWYTYYTSDGIQEFTPANVDYDELELNEEFVYGVGYRHDFNEDDAVDADDGNWLVNWIRGYKNGRNTAKAWPLGPVDHSAPAIGVPPGRPDWYLTLDENNALRKSFDAFRKKYEDRKTLIFIGARDGMLHAFDGGNFRWGHYSANEFVWGDNPDTDFKDYRGYFEWNTKSDLDNQTYTYGTGDEVWAFIPSNLLSRLKHNYAGGGDLAYVDASPAFADVYTDGSWRTVVISAQGNGGDSVFCLDVTDTSDAPKFMWEFVDPDLYRSNSSPAIAQVARVRTGGETTWVAFFVSGDTTMCSSGEESGYCYPSVFMIDIADGSVVKRLFLDSEPAGINGVPSGQPAVVDYDKNGFADRLYVGTDKGFLYKVNIPDDGSSLDGADDCVINKSFTTDDGDSIPDGSRNLSIYSSPTVVLEDGVVTIMYGTGDSPVKDDYNSSTQYNFLAYVDDSGKGECGSAVLDWFMQLPAGQKVFASAFASAGKVYFGTTTSDTEDPCDGYNTTGTEDINGGQLYVLDIDQGDTGELDADSETAIDTGNMIVTPVVYDEHVYYKKVSSSGESGAGGEINSIGGGIYNNAPEMTGTPQTVESWWREVIPE
- the groL gene encoding chaperonin GroEL (60 kDa chaperone family; promotes refolding of misfolded polypeptides especially under stressful conditions; forms two stacked rings of heptamers to form a barrel-shaped 14mer; ends can be capped by GroES; misfolded proteins enter the barrel where they are refolded when GroES binds), translating into MAKQIKYDMKAREAMLKGVRTLADAVVVTLGPKGRNVVIDKSWGAPTVTKDGVTVAKEIELEDKFENMGAQMVKEVASKTSDMAGDGTTTATVLARSIYEEGQKLVAAGNNPMSIKRGIDKAVEVAVKTLHEMSKPTKDQREIAQVGTISANNDATIGNIIAEAMNKVGKEGVITVEEAKSMETTLDVVEGMQFDRGYLSPYFVTDSEKMVASLEDPFILINEKKISNMKDLLPILEQVAKMGKPLMIIAEDVEGEALATLVVNKLRGTLQVAAVKAPGFGDRRKAMLEDIAILTGGQVISEDMGLKLENMALTDLGRAKRITIDKDNTTVVDGAGAREALEGRVKQIRAQIEETSSDYDREKLQERLAKLIGGVAVINVGAATETEMKEKKARVEDALNATRAAVEEGIVPGGGVALARCLGALNDVEDIKADEKMGIKVIMRALEEPLRQIANNAGLEGSVVIEKIKNSDGAFGFNAATDTYEDLIEAGVIDPTKVTRFALQNAASVASLMLTTEAMIADKPDEKGADAGMPAGGGMGGMGGMGGMGGMM
- a CDS encoding LysM peptidoglycan-binding domain-containing protein is translated as MSFITLFYRAGRSGLLTISFLFLSSLPLFAQTDNAIVEDETGTYYIIQKGDTLWGLSQKFLNSPWHWPELWKENSDVPIPNPHLIYPGQRIRVFRKGEIQPAEPIAQPTETAPLLPPPPLPSLAETDPSAPPVLQEKVTGDYYEYSSIERVGFIRKEAVSPVGSIFRVRGNKEMISTGDTVFIKESAETPLTIGQYYTVYKTLKPLVDKKADRLIGTQHLILGVVEITRRTPDYVIGSIRRSYRTISVDDTLMPYEKRSPKIRITTPEKELRGTIITSEEGTYMFGEHDVVFVDKGRADGVQPGQRYDIFTIDRSDHKLQEGYTRQRTAVDLSVGSAIILSAEPETATVLITRSQRSLHAGIGIRSIVR
- the groES gene encoding co-chaperone GroES; translated protein: MKLRPLQDRILVQRVEEETKTKGGIIIPDTAKEKPAEGKIVAVGNGKVAESGERIALEVKEGDLVLFGKYSGTEVKVDGEEYLIMREDDILGIIE
- a CDS encoding 30S ribosomal protein bS22 — protein: MGSVIKKRRKKMRKHKHRKLLARTRHQRRKGK